One part of the Solanum dulcamara chromosome 3, daSolDulc1.2, whole genome shotgun sequence genome encodes these proteins:
- the LOC129883189 gene encoding haloacid dehalogenase-like hydrolase domain-containing protein At2g33255 translates to MQLLLSKAFIFFHPRTLFSSCSLTTMATSTSISLSPKPHLKGIVFDMDGTLTVPVIDFQAMYRAVLGHDEYLAVKSKNPSGIDILHHIESWSHDKQLRAYEVIADFEKQGLDRLQIMPGAAELCSFLDSRNIRRGLITRNVKDAVDLFHERFGVKFSPALSREYRPYKPDPAPLLHICSTWEVQANEVMMIGDSLKDDVACGKRAGAFTCLLDETGRYDAPEYKNFEHQPDYKVSSLVEVQSLLERDFELTS, encoded by the exons atgcaGCTTCTACTTTCCAAAGCTTTCATTTTTTTCCATCCaagaactcttttttcttcGTGTTCTTTAACAACAATGGCTACATCcacttcaatttctctttctccAAAACCCCATCTTAAGGGTATCGTATTTGACATGGACGGAACCCTAACGGTCCCCGTTATCGACTTTCAGGCCATGTACAGGGCTGTTCTTGGTCATGATGAGTACCTTGCCGTAAAATCCAAGAACCCTTCTGGCATTGATATTTTGCACCACATTGAAAGTTGGAGCCACGATAAACAACTTCGGGCGTATGAAGTTATTGCTGATTTTGAAAAACAGGGACTTGATCGCCTTCAAATTATGCCTG GTGCTGCTGAACTTTGCAGTTTTCTTGATTCTAGGAACATTAG AAGGGGATTAATCACTAGAAATGTCAAAGATGCAGTTGACTTGTTTCATGAACGCTTTGGA GTGAAATTTTCTCCTGCACTGAGCAGGGAATATCGTCCTTACAAACCAGATCCAGCTCCATTGCTGCACATTTGTTCAACTTGGGAAGTCCAAGCTAATGAAGTAATGATGATTGGGGACAGCCTTAAAGATGAT GTTGCTTGTGGCAAACGAGCTGGAGCTTTTACTTGCCTGCTCGATGAAACAGGAAGGTATGATGCTccagaatataaaaacttcgaACACCAACCAGACTATAAGGTGTCTTCTCTTGTTGAGGTTCAGTCACTTTTAGAAAGAGATTTTGAGCTGACATCTTGA
- the LOC129881877 gene encoding pectinesterase inhibitor 10-like: MKEITRNRKTEQNITYSCSAVCHHTSATPTTTTTATVAVFSGENCSMMNSSTVSLKRKSLSPKSSPCEPSPKRITLNSPPPSTNAATAIASAEDGPASISPITSPSPKRVTLNSPPPFSTAATSIAAAEDGPASISPITSPSPKRVIHNSPHSSSTTIAAAVEGGPASISPITSLSPAFSPFSKRGSEKSPFATTNATTADAAAPPLPFSRFTKTQHPNNNKILRRTLSEPPIFDSFTDFCRYINSQSPENVKNNSISIKSSLRRSISDPTAAAIILAPAPAPAAAIPALTSGTEHEETTRIKSSCRVSDV, translated from the coding sequence ATGAAAGAAATTACAAGAAACAGAAAAACAGAGCAAAATATTACTTACAGTTGCTCCGCCGTCTGCCACCACACATCTGCCACCccaaccaccaccaccactgCCACCGTAGCTGTCTTCTCCGGTGAAAATTGCAGCATGATGAACAGTAGTACTGTCTCTCTGAAGAGAAAATCTCTTTCACCCAAATCTTCTCCTTGTGAACCCTCCCCTAAAAGGATCACTCTCAATTCACCACCTCCCTCCACCAACGCCGCCACCGCCATTGCCTCCGCGGAGGATGGTCCGGCATCGATTTCCCCAATTACTTCACCATCCCCCAAAAGGGTCACTCTCAATTCACCACCACCCTTCTCCACCGCTGCCACCTCCATTGCTGCTGCAGAGGATGGTCCGGCATCCATTTCACCAATTACTTCACCATCCCCGAAAAGGGTCATTCACAATTCACCACACTCCTCTTCTACCACCATTGCTGCCGCCGTGGAGGGTGGTCCAGCATCCATTTCACCAATTACTTCACTATCCCCTGCATTTTCACCATTCTCCAAAAGAGGGTCTGAAAAATCACCTTTTGCTACCACCAACGCCACCACTGCTGATGCGGCGGCACCACCGCTCCCATTTTCAAGATTCACAAAAACGCAGCATCCCAATAATAACAAAATTCTGCGGCGGACACTGTCAGAACCACCAATTTTCGATTCTTTTACTGATTTTTGTCGTTACATAAATTCCCAGTCACCGGAAAACGTCAAGAACAATTCAATCTCTATAAAATCATCTCTTCGTAGATCAATTTCTGATCCTACTGCTGCGGCCATTATTCTTGCTCCGGCACCGGCACCCGCAGCTGCAATTCCGGCATTAACTTCAGGAACAGAGCATGAGGAAACTACAAGAATCAag